The following nucleotide sequence is from Acidimicrobiia bacterium.
ACGGCGGACAATGGCGATCGGACGGTAGCCCTCGCCGTTCGCAGAGGAGATCATCAACTTGGAGAGTTGGCTGGCGCCGGCAGACACGATGAACGCCTTCGTACCATCCTCTTTTACGATATCGAACATTGCGAGCGCGGTGAGCGGATTCACGATCATGGCCGCGCCGTCTTCGTCGCGAACTGCCTTGAGGAGCGGAATACAAGTCGTCGCGTCAGCGATGGAGTACTCGCTCCAGGTACCGGGCGTTCCCGGAGCTGCCACAAACGCCACACGTTGACCCACCAACCCGTCAGCGTACGCGCCACCACCAGAGGCGACCACCTCGCCAACGCCTTCAAAACCGGCCGGATTCCCCTGGATTCGCGGCTGACCGTAGAGACCCTGGATGAACATCTCGTCTGACGGATTGACCGATGCAAGAGTTACCCGGACCCGCACCTGCCCATCGATCGGATCAGGTATCGGAACGTCTGTCAACGAGACGAAGCGGGCCATCTCCGTCAACACAGCGCTCTCAGGTCTCACCGACGCATAGCCGTCGCCGACCAGGACAAGAGCTTTCATCGTGTCAGTCATTCGTGGGGCTCCTTGGTCAATAGTCCACGGCCTTCAGTATGGCCGACTGCTTGTCCATCCATCCCGTCGGCCAACTTGTAGTCGACCGAACTTGGATTCCGACTCCGTTGTTCGACTACTTCATGAAAATGTAGTGAGCAAGGATCTGGTCTCCGTCGATCTTCAGAACCGATATCCCCTCAACGTCTCCCCAGTACCCACCAAAGTCTCACCGATACGGTGAAACGACGAAGTCGCCATCGATAAATGGGTCACCGCTTTCAAACACCCGAGCCAGCGGGATAGGTGTTGGCATAGTTGGCGATTGCCTCAGGTCCGATGTACGTTCCACTGCCATCTATGAACTGGATCCGGCCGTTGGCGGGGAAGGAGTCGGCCACGGCATCCCCATCCAGGCTTGCCCAGGCGGCGTTGTAATCGGCGGCCAGGGTTTCCATGTCGCTTTGTCCGCCGATGAACCCGGTCGTCGTCGCCAGGACGAGAGCCAACCCCAAGCTAACAATGGCCAAAATGGCTGTGGTGATCTTCCACGGGTTGGAGCGAGCGGACTCACTCGTGAGAGGTTTGACGTCCAATGTTGTCATTGTGACTCCTTCCGGCGCACTGTGTGCAGAATGCACGTCCTTGGCGGGTGGAGCTGCACAACCTCGGGACCACCCGCGGCGCTCGGGACCAATCGTCCCACCCCTCGGTTCTGGATGAGTCACGGCGCCGTCCGCTCTTGTGGCCTACAGAACCACCCGAGTCTCCGGGAATCTGGGTGATAGGTTCAAGCTCGCTGCAAGCGCCTGGATGACAACGCGATCCCTTCACCCCGGCAAAGGATCATTTCGATGGTCCGAGCCTCGACCCGCAACGAACCAGATCGCCCGCACCGGAACATCACCGTCGTTGAAAAGTCGATGCGGCTCGGTTGAGTCAAAGGCGATGGAA
It contains:
- a CDS encoding zinc-binding dehydrogenase, translated to MTDTMKALVLVGDGYASVRPESAVLTEMARFVSLTDVPIPDPIDGQVRVRVTLASVNPSDEMFIQGLYGQPRIQGNPAGFEGVGEVVASGGGAYADGLVGQRVAFVAAPGTPGTWSEYSIADATTCIPLLKAVRDEDGAAMIVNPLTALAMFDIVKEDGTKAFIVSAGASQLSKLMISSANGEGYRPIAIVRRDSQIEPLKALGAVEVLNSESGDFDERLRSVMRDEKPRIFLDAVANQVSADVFAAMPRKARWVIYGKLDAELPTLTEPGHLIFMMKSIEGFWLNRWMTEKPMADKMAAIQTAQMRFVSGEWRTDVTAIVPLDEVIERLPEELAKLNGKVFIKP